The following coding sequences lie in one Oncorhynchus nerka isolate Pitt River linkage group LG14, Oner_Uvic_2.0, whole genome shotgun sequence genomic window:
- the LOC115140897 gene encoding blood vessel epicardial substance-like isoform X2, whose product MSVSPEMTSSLFYTTLAPLRSAVPGSVPGAGGGGLVMTTMEPNITFCQEWEEAHHLLFHLGNLSLLLGLVIPTTLTLHMILLRLMLMTGSCLFITWATLYRCNLDVMVWNVVFLLVNFMHFFYLVYKRRPIKIDRELKSVYKRMFEPLHVREALFQRLTGQFCTIQSLKKGQVYAAEDKTSVDERLSILLKGKMKVSYRGHFLHNIYTNAFIDSPEFRSTQMNRGEKFQVTIMAEENCKFLCWSRERLTYFLESDYFLNEVFRYLIGKDITNKLYSLNDPTLTDKAAKKMERQPSLCSQLSMMQMRNSMGSTSDTGDILNQIHRGGSSGSSHQKSPGSNTSKMMKPIEEQLENDVFTESEPDSPVKKRHTHSTAIEV is encoded by the exons AtgtctgtctctccagagatgaccAGTAGCCTGTTCTACACCACCCTGGCCCCCCTGCGGTCAGCAGTCCCTGGGTCTGTACCCGGGGCTGGAGGTGGAGGTCTGGTGATGACCACCATGGAGCCCAACATAACCTTCTGTCAGGAGTGGGAGGAGGCCCACCACCTGCTCTTCCACCTGGggaacctgtctctcctcctgggcCTGGTCATCCCCACCACCCTGACCCTGCACATGATCCTGCTGCGCCTCATGCTGATGACAG GAAGTTGTCTGTTCATCACCTGGGCAACGCTGTACCGGTGTAATCTGGATGTCATGGTGTGGAACGTGGTCTTCCTGCTGGTCAACTTCATGCACTTCTTCTACCTGGTCTACAAACGCAGACCT ATTAAGATTGACAGGGAGCTGAAGTCAGTGTACAAGCGGATGTTTGAGCCCCTTCACGTGCGCGAGGCCCTGTTCCAGAGACTGACGGGCCAATTCTGCACCATCCAGAGCCTGAAGAAGGGACAGGTGTATGCTGCCGAGGACAAGACCTCTGTGGATGAGCGCCTCAGTATCCTCCTTAAAGGAAA AATGAAGGTGTCATATCGTGGTCATTTCCTCCATAACATCTACACCAACGCCTTCATTGACTCCCCTGAGTTCAGATCAACCcagatgaacagaggagaaaAATTCCAG GTGACCATCATGGCGGAGGAGAACTGTAAGTTCCTGTGTTGGTCCAGAGAGAGGCTCACCTACTTCCTGGAGTCTGACTACTTCCTGAACGAGGTGTTCAGGTACCTCATTGGCAAAGACATCACCAACAAGCTGTACTCGCTCAACGACCCCACTCTCACTGACAAG GCAGCGAAGAAGATGGAGCGTCAGCCCAGCCTGTGCTCCCAGCTTTCTATGATGCAGATGAGGAACAGCATGGGCAGCACCAGTGACACCGGCGACATCCTGAACCAGATCCACCGTGGAGGCTCCAGTGGATCCTCACATC AAAAATCTCCTGGCTCCAACACATCCAAAATGATGAAGCCCATTGAAGAACAACTGGAAAATGACGTCTTTACAGAGTCTGAGCCAGACTCTCCTGTTAAGAAACGCCACACCCACTCGACAGCCATAGAGGTGTAA